GAGAGCTGGCACCCGGACCCTGAGTTCTATTACCAGGCCGGCGGCGGCCCGATGTTCGATATGGGACCGTATTATCTGACGGCTCTGGTATCCTTGCTGGGTCCGGCAGCTACGGTATGCGGCATGACCAAAACCTCGTTCCCTACCCGGACGATCACCAGTGAGAAGAAGTTCGGCAAGGTAGTTGAGGTTGAAGTCCCTACGCATGTGGCCGGAACGATTCAGTTCGCCAGCGGTGCTGTCGCCACGATGATTACCAGCTTCGATGTCTGGCACAGCACACTGCCGCGCATTGAGATCTACGGCTCGCTGGGCACTTTGATTGTGCCGGACCCGAACACCTTCGGCGGCCCGATCCTCCTGCGTCCGGCGCATAGCGCAGAGTTCAAGGAGATTCCGGTGGTGCACAGCTATGAAGGCAACAGCCGGGGCATTGGCGTGGCTGATATGGCCCGCTGCATCGAGACAGGTGAGACCCCGCGCGCTAACGGCGAGCTGGCGAACCATGTGCTGGAGATCATGCACGCCTTCCACACCAGCTCCGATTCGAAGCGTTATGCCGAGCTGACCACCACCTGCGACCAGCCGAAGCCGCTGGCTCCGGGACTGATTAAGGGATATTTGGAGTAGCGAATAGTAGCTAAGCATAGCGAAAAGCAGCGCGAATAAGCGATGAAGCGAAGAGTGTAAAGATAATAGGAATTCAACAGGCAGCGTTCTGTCCCCGGTTGCGGGGAGGGGCGCTGTTTTTTTGTGAGGTGGAGTGGAGGAGACTCGGCGTGAAGGTACGTGGACCGAATGTATGCGGAAAACCGAACACAATGTGCAGGTTGGGGTGGGCGAGGGGCAAATGTATGCGGAAAACCGAACACAATTTGCAGGTAGGGGGTACGTGAGCCGAATGTATGTGAAAAACAGCATACATCGTGTCCGCAAGCAGGCACATGGGCCTAATGTATATCAAAAACAGCATACATAGTTCCGCAAGCAGGCACCCGGCCCGAATGTATGTCAAAAACAGCATACATCGTGTCCGCAAGCAGGCACATGGGCCTAATGTATATCAAAAACAGCATACATAGTTCCGCAAGCAGGCACCCGGCCCGAATGCATGTCAAAAATAGCATACATTGTGCCCGCATGCAGGCACCCGGCCCGAATGTATGTGAAAAACAGCATACATCGTGTCCGCAAGCAGGCACATGGGCCTAATGTATCCGTTGGTGCGGGAGCATCCTCCTCAACTAATCAGGCTCCCTTCTGTTTGAACTTGTATATACAGGTGTAATGTATGTCAACAAATTCTTCATGGAGGTGCTTCATGTGAATCAAGAGAGTCAAGCCCGGCCAACGGAATGGTGGCGGCGGTCTACGGTGTATCAGGTATATCCGAAGAGCTTCAAGGATACGACAGGGAGCGGAACCGGTGATATCAGAGGACTGACGGAGAAGCTGGATTATTTGCAGGAGCTGGGGATTGACATTGTCTGGCTCCAGCCGGTCTATGTCTCGCCCGGACATGATAACGGTTACGATGTGGCGGATTATGAGCGGATCAACCCGGAATTCGGTACGATGGAGGACTTCGACGAACTCGTAGCGGAGCTGCACCGGCGCGAAATGAAGCTGATGACAGACATCGTAGTCAACCATACCTCGACAGAGCATGAGTGGTTCAAGCAGGCGATCTCCAGCCGGGATAATCATTACCGCAATTATTATATCTGGAAGGACCCGGCTCCGGGCGGGGGAGTACCAAACAATTGGCAGTCGAAGTTCGGGGGTCCCGCCTGGCAATTCGACGAGGCGTCAGGCCAATATTACCTTACTCTGTTCGACAAGACACAGGCGGATCTGAATTGGGAGAACGAAGAGGTCCGCAGCGCGGTGAACCGGATGATGCTGTTCTGGGCCCGCAAGGGTGTGGATGGATTTCGGATGGATGTTATCAACCTGATCTCCAAGGACCAGCGCTTTCCGGATGATGACGGGAGTGTGCCGCCGGGCGACGGGCGGAAGTATTACACAGACGGCCCGCGGGTCCACGAATACATCCGGGCGATGTACGATGAGGTGTTTGGCCCGCATGAGCTGGTCACGGTGGGCGAGATGTCCTCTACCACACTTGAGCAGTGCATCCGTTATTCTAGTCCCGAGCGGCGGGAATTCTCAATGACCTTCAACTTCCATCATCTGAAGGTGGATTATCCGAACGGCCGGAAGTGGGAGCTGATGCCTTACGATTTCGAAGCGCTTAAGCGGCTGTTCAGCGAGTGGCAGACCGGGATGCAGGAGGGCGGGGGCTGGAACGCTTTATTTTTCAACAATCACGATCAGCCTCGCGCACTCTCCCGGTTCACTGACGACACTAAGTACCGCGAGGAGAGTGCCAAGCTGCTGGCGACTACACTGCACGGATTACAGGGTACACCCTATGTCTATCAGGGAGAAGAGATCGGGATGCCGAATCCCAAATGGCGGGGGATTGAAGAATTCCGCGATATTGAGTCGCTGAATATGTACCGGATTCTGTGTGAGCAGGGAGCAAGCCCCGGAGAGGCGCTCGCGATTCTGCAGGAACGTTCAAGGGACAACTCCCGGACGCCGATGCAGTGGGATGAGGGCGCGAATGCAGGCTTCACCACCGGAACGCCTTGGCTAAAAGTGGATGAAAGGTACCCGGACATCAATGTGCGTCAGGCGCTGGCGCAGCCGGATTCGATCTTCCATCACTACCGCAAGCTGATCGCTCTGCGCAAATCGCACGCTATTTTTGCGGACGGAATATACCGCAGGCTGGACGAAGGACATCCCGAGGTGTTCGCTTATGCGCGGACCGGAGATCATGAAGCGCTTGTTGTGGTCTCGAACTTCAGCAGCAAAGAGATTACCTTCCGGCTCCCGGAGGATCACTGGGCAGACTTAAGTGCTAAGGGGAAGGATAAGCTCCTGCTTGGCAATACCGGAGAACATCCTGCACTGACGCAAGAGCTTCAGCTTCTGCCATACGCTTCATACCTGTGGCTAATCAGCCAGGACTAGAGGAGACCCGAATTGCAGGAATGTACTTCAGACTTATCCCCATGTTCACAAGTTGAAATCGGATAGGCTACCAGGCATTCATTAACTATGCGAGGAGTGACAATATGGCTATAGACCGCAAAAATATTGAAGAGATCGTCCAGGCGGTGGGTGGCAAGGAGAACATTGAGGTAGCTACGCATTGTGTGACGCGCCTGAGGTTCTCGCTCTATGACGAGAGTAAGGTGGACGCGGCGGCGCTGGACCGCAATGATCTGGTGAAGGGACAATTCTCTTCCCAAGGGCAATTCCAGATTGTCATCGGACCGGGGACGGTAGATAAAGTATATGATGAGATGATTAAGCTGACCGGCGGCGCCCGTTCCTCCAAGGATGACGTGAAATCGGCTGCCGCCCGCAACCTGAATCCGCTTCAGCGGATCATCAAGACACTGGCCGATATCTTCATTCCCATTCTTCCGGCCATCGTCACTGCGGGTCTGCTGCTTGGAATCAACAACATTCTAACCGGCCCGGGGATCTTCTTCAGCGATTCGCTGGTGGATGTCTATCCGCAGTGGAAGGATATTGCTGCTATCATT
The window above is part of the Paenibacillus sp. FSL H8-0048 genome. Proteins encoded here:
- the treC gene encoding alpha,alpha-phosphotrehalase, producing the protein MEVLHVNQESQARPTEWWRRSTVYQVYPKSFKDTTGSGTGDIRGLTEKLDYLQELGIDIVWLQPVYVSPGHDNGYDVADYERINPEFGTMEDFDELVAELHRREMKLMTDIVVNHTSTEHEWFKQAISSRDNHYRNYYIWKDPAPGGGVPNNWQSKFGGPAWQFDEASGQYYLTLFDKTQADLNWENEEVRSAVNRMMLFWARKGVDGFRMDVINLISKDQRFPDDDGSVPPGDGRKYYTDGPRVHEYIRAMYDEVFGPHELVTVGEMSSTTLEQCIRYSSPERREFSMTFNFHHLKVDYPNGRKWELMPYDFEALKRLFSEWQTGMQEGGGWNALFFNNHDQPRALSRFTDDTKYREESAKLLATTLHGLQGTPYVYQGEEIGMPNPKWRGIEEFRDIESLNMYRILCEQGASPGEALAILQERSRDNSRTPMQWDEGANAGFTTGTPWLKVDERYPDINVRQALAQPDSIFHHYRKLIALRKSHAIFADGIYRRLDEGHPEVFAYARTGDHEALVVVSNFSSKEITFRLPEDHWADLSAKGKDKLLLGNTGEHPALTQELQLLPYASYLWLISQD
- a CDS encoding Gfo/Idh/MocA family protein, with translation MRKVKIGIVGCGNISSIYFENLTGTFKNTEVYACSDLNLERAQQAAEQYGVPNVWTTAELLASEEIEIVVNLTTPNYHFEVCKLALLSGKHVYVEKPLSLSLEHGTELVELAKEKGLFIGCAPDTFLGAGLQTCAKLIADGYIGEPVAATAFMLCHGHESWHPDPEFYYQAGGGPMFDMGPYYLTALVSLLGPAATVCGMTKTSFPTRTITSEKKFGKVVEVEVPTHVAGTIQFASGAVATMITSFDVWHSTLPRIEIYGSLGTLIVPDPNTFGGPILLRPAHSAEFKEIPVVHSYEGNSRGIGVADMARCIETGETPRANGELANHVLEIMHAFHTSSDSKRYAELTTTCDQPKPLAPGLIKGYLE